Part of the bacterium CG_4_10_14_0_2_um_filter_33_32 genome, CTCAGGATTCTGTGCTGGTGAATAATACTCTATATCTTCATATATAAAATCTTTATAAACTTCGTCGGTAATGATAAATAAATTAAACTCTTTAGCTAATTCTTCTAATTCTTGAACTTCTTGTTTGCTGTAAATTGTGGATGTTGGATTGTTTGGATTACAAAAAAATATTGCTTTTGTTCTAGGAGTTATCTTTTCTTTAAAATAATTTGTATTTATACTCCAAGACTTTTCTTCATCCAAAGGAACAGATATTGGTATCCCTCCAGCAACTTTTATAGCCTCAGAATACGATACATAAGTTGGAGAAGGAATTAAAACTTCGTCATCTCTTTCTAATATAGTAAGGAGGGTGGCAGTTATTCCTTCGATAGCTCCAGCCGTTATAATTATTCAGTGCTAGGGCCATAAATCATATTATCTTTTTTAAGCTTCTCAGAGATTATCTCTCTAAGCTCTGGCAACCCCGGGCAAAGCGAGTATTTAGAAACAAGATTATTGTCTATAGCCCTCTTAGCAAAATTTTTGATCACTTCCGGTGTTTCGAACGATGGTATGCCTTGAGCTAATGAAATAGCATTCGGCACTTTAGAAGCTAGGAGTTCTATTTCTTTGATAATTGATAGTCTGATGTTTTTTGTTTTACTAATATCCATTAAGGATATTTTACTCTTTCTAACTGATTTTAAAAAGTGCCCGAAGGGCGCTCATCCCTACTCTCCCATTATCTGAAATAAAACTTCTCTATTTCTTGGCTGATCGAGTTCTAAGAAAAATATTCTCTGCCATTGTCCCAAAACGATTTTTCCATTTTCAATAATTAAGGTAACCGATGGATAACCGATAAACATATGCTGAATATGAGAGTGCCCATTCATACATTCTTCCGTATCCGGACTACAAACAAGATTTTCAGTCCTAATCTTTAAATCATTATGTCTATAATAATCCTTGCTTGGTGCAAATTTTTCTACAAAATCCTCAAAGTCCTTAAAAAAACAAGATTCTTTCTCATTGATAGTCAAAGTAGCAGATGTATGAAGAGAAAAAACAACTAGGACACCGTTTTGAATATTTCCTTCTTCCACAAAATTTTCCGCATCTGAAGTAATATCTTTTATATGAAGTTGTTTCTCGGTTTTAAATTTTAATCTCGTCGTTATAATTTTCATTAGACCTCTTTTCTAATCATTTTTCAAAGCATAATTTTTAGTAATTGCTAGATACATTACCCTTACAAATTCAGACATAGTAATATTAACACTTTTTTTATTATCCCACCATTTATCACTATTCCAATTAGAATCAGAAGAAGAATGGTTAATAATGTTATAATCTCTTCCCAAAATAAATGAAAAATTCATATAAGCTCTTTTTTGATGATAGGGCGAGGTAACAAGAATGATTTTTTTAAAATTGTTTTTTTCTAGAATATTTTTTGAGAATAATGCGTTTTCATAAGTAGATGTTGATTTCTCCTCAAGTAAAATATTATTTGAAGAAACTCCTTGTTTGATAGCATAATTTTTCATGCCCTTTGCGTTGGATACGGTTCCACTTTTTGCTGCTCCAGAAAAAAGTAAATAAGAAGCATAGCCTTGTTTAAACAACTTTACGCCTTCAGCAGTTCTCTCTATTGTTTCTCCTCCTGAAATTACAATTATTACATCAGATTTATCTAAATTATCCTGGGGCGATAAAAACTTTCCAAGGAAAGCCATTGTGAAAATTGCTAACATAAAAAAGACAAAGAAAAAAATAGCTGTTATGTAAAAAAGTCTTTTTTTAGTTTTTGCTTTCATTTCTATATTCAAATTAATCGGTAAAGTTCTGAGTAAACATTTTACCATATACTCCTCCGTCTAGCACCCCAATGCCGACTTTTCCAAACTCAGGATTTAATATGTTAGCTTTATGCCCTGGGCTATTCATCAATCCTTTATGCGCTATTTCTACGTTTGCAGCTAAAGCTAAATTTTCTCCTGCTATTATATATTTTATACCAACAGAAGATATTCTATCAAAAGGAGTTTTACCTTCTACATTATTATGGGCAAAATATCCCCTTGCAAACATATCCTTAGAATGTTCTCTTGCAACTTTCCTAAGTTGTTCATCCATAATTAATGGTTTAAAACCATGTCTTGCTCTTTCATTATTTACAAATTCCAACATTTGTTCCTCGCTTTGCGTGTCAATACTAACTTCATTTGTCTTAAATTTAAGATCAACTGATTCTTCGGTGTCCGGTTTTATAGTTAAAAGAGTAAATGTTTCGTTTATGGCACTACCTAACGATGGCTCTAATCTTCTCTCGACATCAGAAACAACAGCTACTAGTGGCTTACCTATGCTAGATTGAAAAATCTTTTCTTTGATATTACCTGAGGTGGGTAAAGCAATCAAAATTGTTAAAATCATAGCTATCCAGAAAATACCTTTTATCAAACCAGGAAAAATACCAAAATATTTATTAATATTAAATCTTTTAATTTTATCCGGCACTTTAAGATTAATCAAATATTCGAAAACGGAAAAAATTATCTTGAAAAGCATGAGCAATATCAAAAAAGACATTACTTTTAAAAGATTTGGCGGTAAAGAAATAATAGATTGCAACAATTGCGAAAATCTTGAATTTAGTAAAAAGGAAAATAATAAAGAAAAAGATAAGAAAAAAAACTCACTAAATATTTTTATAAATCCCCCAAAATATCCAAGTACTCCGAAAGCAATTAAAATTAATATTATAAAAATATCTATGTAATTCATATTAAGAAATATTTTCCCTTTTTAATTGTGGTATTATTTTTACACGGTTAGTAAAAAAATGTTTTATCTTAACAGATATTAAAGCCGCTAATCCAACAGATAGGGCAGAAATTATTTCTATAATGCCTAATGAACGAGTTTCTAAAAAGTTTTGGAAAAAAGGTATATATAAAAAAGAACTAAGCATCACCATTGAACAAAAACAAGCCCCTATTAAGTACCAATTAGTAAATAATGATTTTAATATTGATTGACGTCCAGAATGGGTATCAAATACATTAACTATCTGAGAAAATACCAAAGATGCATATGTTACACTCGTTGCTTTAAAATACAAAGATCCTGTCCAATCTTGTCCCCAAACCCAACCGTCTCTTAAAACAGTAATCGTAAAAGCTACGGCTGCACCAACGCCCATAACTATACCTATATAGAAAAAGCCAAGAATCATTTTTTTATTTAACAGCCTTTCTTTCTGATTTCTGGGAGGTCTATTCATAACATCTTCATCTTTCTGGTCAACGGCTAAGGCAAGAGAAGGTAAAACATCTGTGCCTAAATCTACTGCTAATATTTGAATGGCCAAAATTGGCATAGGTACTCCTAGAATAATGCCAGCAACGACAGAAAAAAGCTCTCCAACATTAGAAGAAAAAATATAATGAACAAATTTCTTTAAATTATCATAAACAATTCTTCCTTCCTCTACTGCCGCTACAATTGTTTTAAAATTATCATCCAATAGAATAACCTCAGAAGCTTCTTTTGACACATCGGTTCCCGCAATCCCCATAGCTACCCCGATATCCGCTTTTTTCAGTGCTGGAGCATCATTAACACCATCACCAGTAACGGCCACAATTTGGCCTTGCTCCTGCAAAACATTAACTATTCTAATTTTTTGCTCAGGAGCTGTTCTAGCAAAAACTACGTCTTTACTTTTTAATATTGTAGATAGTTCTGTATCTTCCATTTTCAAAAGCTCAGTTCCAGAAATAACTGAGTAATTATCTTTTACAATACCCACCCTGCTAGCTACAGCGCTTGCCGTTAAACCATAATCGCCGGTAATCATTATTACTTTTATTCCTGCCTTTTGAGCAATAGAGACTGCTTCAGCCACTCCTTCTTTTGGAGGATCAATCATAGCAATAAGACCTAAAAATGTAAGATTATTTTCTATGTTCGATTCACAAAGATTATTTCGATCATTAACTGATTTATATGCTATTGCTAAAACTCTTAATCCTTTCTTAGCATATTCATCAACATGATCCATTATTTTACGCTTATATTCATCAATAGATTTTACTTCTTTTCCAATTTGTATAGAGGGGCAACAATCTAAAACTTCATTAGGCGCTCCCTTACAATAGGCGAACAATCCTTTTTTATTTTCGACAACTACTGTCATTATTTTTCTTTCTGAAGTAAAAGGTATTTCGAATATCTCTTTATTCTTTATCTCTAAGCCCTTTTTTGAAATACCTGCTTTCTCTGCTAAAACAATGATTGATCCTTCGGTAGGATCACCTAGTATTTTCCATTGTTCTTCTTTATCTAACGGTGGAATAAGTTTAGCGTTAGTACAAAGAATGCCAGCTTCCAATAATGTGATCAATGTTTCGGGTAGAATTCTAATTTTAGCTTCTCCCTCAATAAAATCGCCGACCGGCTCATAACCAATCCCCTTTATATGAAAATGTCTAAAGTCAGCTAGAACTTCTTTGACTGTCATTTCGTTCTTAGTTATTGTTCCGGTCTTATCAGAGCAAATTACAGTTGCAGATCCCAACGTCTCAACGGCGGATAATTTTTTTACAAGAGCTTTTCTTTTTGCCATTCTTTTTACAGCTAAGGCTAAAGCAACAGATACTGTTGCCGGCAATCCTTCTGGTACCATAGCAACTGCTAAACTTAAAGCAAACACCAAGCTAAATGAAAAAGATTTCTGAAGAAAAATATTGATCAAGAAAATAATTATTCCAATAATAATCGTAATTCTCGCCACTTTTGTTGCTGATTTTGACAGTTCTTTTTGTAGAGGACTTTTTTCATCTTCAATCTGTTGCGTGACACAAGCAATCTTACCAAATTCAGTATTCATACCAGTGGCTATCACAATAGCTTTTGCGTTACCGCTTGCCACTGAAGTACCCGCAAAAACCATATTATCTATATCAGTAAGACCGACTTCTTTCTTAATAATTTGAGAAAACTTCTCTTGAGGGACTGATTCTCCTGTTAAAGTAAAGTCATTAGTATTTAGTTCATTTTCTTCAACAATACGAGCATCGGCCGGAATATCGTCTCCTTCATCCAAAATTAATACATCCCCTGGTATGATTTCACTGGCCAAAACTTCGCTTTCCTTACCTTCCCTTAGAACAACTGCCTTTTTAGGAAGCACTTTTTGCAATGTCTCAATAATTTTCTCAGCTCGATACTCCTGGATAAAACCAATAGTTGAGTTAAGAAAAATAATACCTAAAATTACTAAGGCGTCACGAGGACCAGTATCTCCACCAAAAACAAAAGATACCAACGCAGCACCTAACAATAGCATCGCAAAAATATCAAAAAAATAAGATAAGAACTTTATAATAACAGGCGCTTTTTTCTCTTTACTTATAGCATTCTCACCATATTTTTCCTGTCTTCTTTTTGCTTCGTTGCCGCCTAAACCGTAAGTGATAGATGTTCTAAGTTCATCTGCAATATCTTTTGCAGTTCTTTGATAATAGTGCATAATGTGAATATTATTTAACAAATATATTATACAGGAAATAAAGAACTAATCTAGAAATTTAGATACTTAATTATTTATCTTTTTTGAAATAATAAGCAAAAATTGCGGCAATAATAATACTAAATAGAGGTATGATCAAAACGGATATTGCTACTAATTTTGTATCATCAATAACTATAAATTTTGAGGAAAGGATAAGAATAATAGCAAAAAATAATAATATTCCGGCAACAATCCATCTAAATAAACTATCTGAAAAAATACTTCTAGTTAAATAACCCCAATTATACCTATTAGCTAAAAAATATAACATCATTGCTGCAGAAATAACTAAAATAACCATAACTGCTATTAATATATTCAAATCGGTTTTACTTATTAAATTTATCATTTCTTAAT contains:
- a CDS encoding secondary thiamine-phosphate synthase enzyme, which codes for MKIITTRLKFKTEKQLHIKDITSDAENFVEEGNIQNGVLVVFSLHTSATLTINEKESCFFKDFEDFVEKFAPSKDYYRHNDLKIRTENLVCSPDTEECMNGHSHIQHMFIGYPSVTLIIENGKIVLGQWQRIFFLELDQPRNREVLFQIMGE
- a CDS encoding ATPase, producing MHYYQRTAKDIADELRTSITYGLGGNEAKRRQEKYGENAISKEKKAPVIIKFLSYFFDIFAMLLLGAALVSFVFGGDTGPRDALVILGIIFLNSTIGFIQEYRAEKIIETLQKVLPKKAVVLREGKESEVLASEIIPGDVLILDEGDDIPADARIVEENELNTNDFTLTGESVPQEKFSQIIKKEVGLTDIDNMVFAGTSVASGNAKAIVIATGMNTEFGKIACVTQQIEDEKSPLQKELSKSATKVARITIIIGIIIFLINIFLQKSFSFSLVFALSLAVAMVPEGLPATVSVALALAVKRMAKRKALVKKLSAVETLGSATVICSDKTGTITKNEMTVKEVLADFRHFHIKGIGYEPVGDFIEGEAKIRILPETLITLLEAGILCTNAKLIPPLDKEEQWKILGDPTEGSIIVLAEKAGISKKGLEIKNKEIFEIPFTSERKIMTVVVENKKGLFAYCKGAPNEVLDCCPSIQIGKEVKSIDEYKRKIMDHVDEYAKKGLRVLAIAYKSVNDRNNLCESNIENNLTFLGLIAMIDPPKEGVAEAVSIAQKAGIKVIMITGDYGLTASAVASRVGIVKDNYSVISGTELLKMEDTELSTILKSKDVVFARTAPEQKIRIVNVLQEQGQIVAVTGDGVNDAPALKKADIGVAMGIAGTDVSKEASEVILLDDNFKTIVAAVEEGRIVYDNLKKFVHYIFSSNVGELFSVVAGIILGVPMPILAIQILAVDLGTDVLPSLALAVDQKDEDVMNRPPRNQKERLLNKKMILGFFYIGIVMGVGAAVAFTITVLRDGWVWGQDWTGSLYFKATSVTYASLVFSQIVNVFDTHSGRQSILKSLFTNWYLIGACFCSMVMLSSFLYIPFFQNFLETRSLGIIEIISALSVGLAALISVKIKHFFTNRVKIIPQLKRENIS